Genomic DNA from Desulfurivibrio alkaliphilus AHT 2:
CACCGCCTGGGCCTCGGCCACCGGTTCCGAGCGGCCGAGCAGCAGCCGCAGCAGGTTGGGTTTGCCGTCGGGGCGCTCCCGGCCGCCGGCCCCGTAACCGACTTGCTCAATGCTCATGGGCGGCGGCGGCCCAAAATCATCCGCCAGGGCCTTGATGACCGCCGCGCCGGTGGGGGTAACCAGTTCCATCTCCAGATCCAGGCCGTAAACCGGCACCTCGCGCAACAGTTCCAGGGTGGCGGGGGCCGGCAGGGGCAGAGGGCCGTGGCTGCTCTCCACCCAGCCGCGGGCTAGAGGCAGCGGGGAGCAGACCAGGCGTTCCAGCCCGAAGTAATGCAGACCGGCCGCCACCCCGACGATGTCGACCAGGGAATCGATCGCCCCCACTTCATGGAAATGCACCTTTTCCGGCGGTTGGCCGTGAACCTTGCCTTCGGCGGCGGCCAGAGCGGCGAAAACGGCCAGGGCGTGGTCACGCACGCCGGCATCCAGCCGGGCCCCCTCAAGCAGAGCCCTGATGCTCTGCCAGTCGCGCCGGGGCTGGACGGCGGTATCGTCCTGGACAACCTGCAGTCGCCCGCTTTGCAGTGCCCCCCGCTGCACCCGGGTAAATTCCAGCCGGTAGCCGCGCAACCCCAGCCCGGCCAACTGTTCATCAAGATAAGCGCGGGGCAGCCCGGCATCCAGCAGCGCCGCCAGCAGCATATCCCCGGCAACCCCGGAAAAACAGTCCAGATAAGCAATGTTACCGGTCATGATAAACGCTCGCCAAGGCCGCTTGCCATTTGCTTTACGGGCTGTAAACCTTCAGCAGTGCCGCAGATTCCGGCAAGCAGCCGGGCGCCGCGTACCCCAGGTACGCAAGCCGGGCTGCTTGCCGGAAGATGTGGTGCTGCTGGAGGTTTACCGGTCATGTTCCTAGTTTTTGGCCCAGCTTCAGGGGGTGGCCGCGGTGAAAGGCGCCGATGGGCAGCCGTTTGCCGCCTTCCCGCTGGATTTCCTCCACCAGCAGGCAACCTTCACCGGTGGCGATCCCCAGCAAATTGTTTTCCGGTTGCAGCATGGTGATGGTGCCCGGTGGCGCGCCGGCGGGTTCCGAGGCCGTGGCAGGTTTGAAGAGCCGGAGGATTTGACCTTCCAGGGTGGTTCGGGCCAGGGGCCAGGGGTCCAGGCCGCGGATCAGGCAGGAGATTTTGGTTGCCGGCAGCTTCCAGTCGATATCCGCCATGGTCTTGCACAGCAGCGGGGCCATGGTGGCCTGTGTATCGTCCTGTTTAATCGGGGGGAGTTGGTCGGCCTTGAGCAGCTCCAGGGCTTCCACCAGGGCCTGGCCGCCTAAAGCGGACATCCTGGCCGCCAGGCTGCCGCTGGTGTCGTCGTCATGGATGGGCATTCGCCTTTGCAGGAGAATATCGCCGGTGTCCATGCCCTCGTCCATCTGCATGATGGTCACCCCGGTTTCCGCCTCGCCGTTGATGATCGCCCACTGGATGGGGGCCGCCCCCCGGTAGGCCGGCAGCAGGGAACCGTGGATATTGATGGTGCCCAGGGGCGGCAGATTCAGCAGCGGCCCGGGCAGGATGCGACCGTAGGCCGCCACCACCAGCAGATCGGGCTGGTAACTTCTGATTTCGTCCAGGAACTCGTCGGTCCTGATCTTGCTGGGCTGCAGCACCGGAATACCCTTGTGCTCGGCCAGTTCCTTGGTGGGCGGCGGGCTTAGTTTCTTGCCCCGCCCCTTGGGCCGGTCGGGTTGGCAAACCACCGCCGCAACCTCTTCGCCGTGATCCAGCAAGGCCTGCAGGGGGGCGACGGCAAACTCCGGGGTGCCCATGTAGATGATTCGGTAGGGCCGGCTCCGGCTCACGGTTTTTCCTCCGCCTGCATAATTTTTTTCAGTTTTTTGCGGTAGAGGGTGCGTTTCAGCGGGCTGATGCGGTCGATGAACAGGGTGCCGTCGAGGTGGTCCAGTTCATGCTGGATCACCCGGGCGAAAAAATCTTCGGCGACAAAATCCAGCGGCTGGCCGCTCAGGTCCTGGGCTTTGACCCTGATCCGGGCAAAGCGTTTGACGTTGGTGGCGTACTCGCGGACGCTGAGGCAGCCCTCCTCGTCCACCTGCTGCCCCTCGGCCTCGACAATTTCGGGGTTGATTAGCACCAGTGACGGCGCCAGCTCTTCCTCGGAAGGGG
This window encodes:
- the larC gene encoding nickel pincer cofactor biosynthesis protein LarC, whose product is MTGNIAYLDCFSGVAGDMLLAALLDAGLPRAYLDEQLAGLGLRGYRLEFTRVQRGALQSGRLQVVQDDTAVQPRRDWQSIRALLEGARLDAGVRDHALAVFAALAAAEGKVHGQPPEKVHFHEVGAIDSLVDIVGVAAGLHYFGLERLVCSPLPLARGWVESSHGPLPLPAPATLELLREVPVYGLDLEMELVTPTGAAVIKALADDFGPPPPMSIEQVGYGAGGRERPDGKPNLLRLLLGRSEPVAEAQAVEVIETQLDDWAAEGFPHLCDRLFSLGALDVSLTPLLMKKGRPGYLLRVLGEPAAAPALKECLLSETTAIGLRFHRQQRQTLPRQTGVVTTPWGEIAVKKVKAPGGERLYPEYESCRAAALRHKVPLLQVHTLVAAMPPEQCRPCPAPGQEEKPNG
- the fmt gene encoding methionyl-tRNA formyltransferase, which encodes MSRSRPYRIIYMGTPEFAVAPLQALLDHGEEVAAVVCQPDRPKGRGKKLSPPPTKELAEHKGIPVLQPSKIRTDEFLDEIRSYQPDLLVVAAYGRILPGPLLNLPPLGTINIHGSLLPAYRGAAPIQWAIINGEAETGVTIMQMDEGMDTGDILLQRRMPIHDDDTSGSLAARMSALGGQALVEALELLKADQLPPIKQDDTQATMAPLLCKTMADIDWKLPATKISCLIRGLDPWPLARTTLEGQILRLFKPATASEPAGAPPGTITMLQPENNLLGIATGEGCLLVEEIQREGGKRLPIGAFHRGHPLKLGQKLGT
- the def gene encoding peptide deformylase translates to MAIQPIVQFPVPSLKSRAKPVSEFNDELRRLALDMIETMHAAPGVGLAAPQIGVPLRVVVIAGRVTLDEEQRAALAQEHGEAGEAAPSPPSPPSEEELAPSLVLINPEIVEAEGQQVDEEGCLSVREYATNVKRFARIRVKAQDLSGQPLDFVAEDFFARVIQHELDHLDGTLFIDRISPLKRTLYRKKLKKIMQAEEKP